The bacterium genome segment GACAGCACGTTCTCGTCCCGCATGTCCAGCATGCCGTAGCGGCCCAGCGGCTGCACCGCGGTGAGCGTGGCCAGGGCTTTGCGTTCTTTATGGAAGCGGATCAGGCCGCGGATGTCGATGTCGCTGACCCCGTCGCCGTAGGTGAAACAGAAATCGTCATTGTCCAGATACGGGCGCACCCGCTTGAGCCGTCCCCCGGTGGCGGTGTCCAGGCCGGTCTCGACCAGGGTCACGCGCCAGGGCTCACGGCAGCCGGTGTGCACCTCCATGCTCCCGGAGGCCAGGTCGAACGTCACATCCGACAGGTGCAGCAGGTAGTGGGAGAAGAACTCCTTTATCACGTAGCCCTTGTAGCCCAGGCAGATCACGAAATCGTGTATCCCGTGCGCCGAGTAGATTTTCATGATGTGCCACAGGATCGGCATCCCGCCGATCTCCACCATCGGCTTGGGACGCAGGCTGGTCTCCTCGCTGATCCGGGTGCCGTAACCGCCGGCCAGTATCACGGCTTTCATGCGAGCCTCTTGGGTGTGTGTTGCCCGGCTTGTGCGCCTCGACGGCCTAATTCGCGCCGCGTGGCTTGCGCCCGACCGCCTCGATGTTGCCGAAGGGGAACGAGAGCGTGAAATTCTTGAGTCCCAGTGCGCCCAGGGCTCCCAGCCCGGCTCGGCGAATTCCGGGGTTACGGATGCCGTTCTCCACATAATGCGCCAGCGGGTAGGTGGTAAGGCTTTTCAAGCCCCGCTCGTAGGCAAACCCGGCTGCCTCCAGCATCCGCCTCAGGCTTGCCGGGTCGAAATAGCTCAGGTGCTGCACCGACCAGGCGATAAAGCCCATGCCCTGCACCCGGGCCAGCAGGCTGCCGATATTGTGGGTCGCCACCAGCGCGCAGCCGCCGGGACGCAAATGGTAGAGGATATCCTCCAGCATGCGCCGCGGGTCGGAGACATGATCGATCACATGGACAAAGAACACCAGGTCGAAATGAGCTTCCGGGAACAGGGAGCGGCTGTAGTCGGCGCAACGCACCCCGGTCAGGCCCAGGACATGCCGGGCGTGCTCCACCGCCCCGGCGCTGGG includes the following:
- the rfbF gene encoding glucose-1-phosphate cytidylyltransferase, encoding MKAVILAGGYGTRISEETSLRPKPMVEIGGMPILWHIMKIYSAHGIHDFVICLGYKGYVIKEFFSHYLLHLSDVTFDLASGSMEVHTGCREPWRVTLVETGLDTATGGRLKRVRPYLDNDDFCFTYGDGVSDIDIRGLIRFHKERKALATLTAVQPLGRYGMLDMRDENVLSFREKVKEPGNWINGGFFVLSPGVFDYIEDGDTTVWEKEPLERLAAEGQLNAYRHEGFWYSMDLLKEKNYLESLWNSGQAPWKVW
- a CDS encoding class I SAM-dependent methyltransferase, giving the protein MRRMDCPLCGSADKSELYPERLENAQADFDYLTESANHYRIVRCNGCGMVYSDPVFEPERIIELYRNSRIDEAVKDSLVPSIRRNMARYVERLVRVSGIRSGRVLDVGCGCGHLVEAAALHGFEAHGVDPSAGAVEHARHVLGLTGVRCADYSRSLFPEAHFDLVFFVHVIDHVSDPRRMLEDILYHLRPGGCALVATHNIGSLLARVQGMGFIAWSVQHLSYFDPASLRRMLEAAGFAYERGLKSLTTYPLAHYVENGIRNPGIRRAGLGALGALGLKNFTLSFPFGNIEAVGRKPRGAN